A region from the Vicia villosa cultivar HV-30 ecotype Madison, WI linkage group LG3, Vvil1.0, whole genome shotgun sequence genome encodes:
- the LOC131660793 gene encoding F-box/kelch-repeat protein At3g06240-like isoform X2, translating into MYSVAVPHGVTVHKGNKTSESKIEYEELVSIGSFLKSMRLADEKEEEEYGSRSYTPLSLFYTKGKSRKNYLPLSFFTTIVPMDMDNSPVLFGSYEEALMSDGSKSSVSESKMGPMEKGNKSESKMFLTENGNKSESKMDPMENGNKSESKMSLTDKGNKFESKMGPMEKGNKSSQSKMFLTEKGNKSESKMSPMEKGNKSESKMSLMDKGKSSQSKVSRNNSDPMDQGESSQSKFIRNSIPDKLALSILSKLPIKSLKRFGCIRKSWSILFENSDFMTMYTNSFISHHVSDDDYHTFILSNHHATAYHLTSDYLYNSEFHLLNNTVKFNLPPPFQQSGCHRRILNSASVKGIFCLHQEYPINLQYVLWNPATQEFLVIPRSPADLLQDSQNNLHLSHAFNGFGYDQLRDDFKVIQYITFDCECESYRPPIIESYFEIYSLKSNSWRTIDMNKDPPSSIWCRCGLFDTREVYLDGACHWVISDGEDLAEKSLLSFDLSDEVFLTTPIGVQPPLPYSYDERLAVLNGSIALISNYHDDIIFHIYILGELGVGESWIKLYIYGPFSSITWPPVGFGKSGYIFFPKNDYELAYVDLSTQKIEEVGITGAESSYFQVGLYKESLLSIGGSKAQGISC; encoded by the exons ATGTATTCCGTCGCCGTCCCCCACGGTGTTACGGTGCATAAGGGAAACAAGACCTCCGAATCAAAGATAGAATATGAAGAACTGGTATCGATCGGTTCGTTCTTGAAATCAATGAGGTTGGCAgatgaaaaggaagaagaagaatacgGGAGCAGGAGCTATACTCCCCTATCGCTCTTCTACACCAAAGGTAAATCTCGCAAAAATTATCTTCCACTATCTTTCTTCACCACCATTGTCCCCATGGATATGGATAATTCTCCAGTATTGTTCGGATCTTACGAGGAAGCATTgatgtccgatggaagcaagtcCTCCGTATCTGAATCAAAGATGGGTCCgatggagaagggaaacaaatctGAATCAAAGATGTTTCTGACGGAGAATGGAAACAAGTCCGAATCAAAGATGGATCCGATGGAGAATGGAAACAAGTCCGAATCAAAGATGAGTCTGACGGATAAGGGAAACAAGTTCGAATCAAAGATGGGTCCGATGGAGAAGGGAAACAAGTCCTCCCAATCAAAGATGTTTCTGACGGAGAAGGGTAACAAGTCCGAATCAAAGATGAGTCCGATGGAGAAGGGAAACAAGTCCGAATCAAAGATGAGTCTGATGGATAAAGGAAAGTCCTCCCAATCAAAGGTTAGCAGAAACAACTCTGATCCGATGGATCAGGGAGAGTCCTCCCAATCAAAGTTTATCAGAAACTCTATTCCCGACAAACTTGCTTTATCTATTCTTTCAAAATTGCCCATAAAATCATTGAAGCGCTTTGGATGCATACGCAAATCATGGTCCATTTtatttgaaaactctgatttcaTGACCATGTACACCAATAGTTTCATATCTCATCACGTTTCTGATGACGATTATCATACATTTATTCTCTCAAATCATCATGCCACTGCTTACCATCTCACATCTGATTATCTTTACAACTCTGAATTCCATTTACTCAACAACACAGTCAAATTCAATTTGCCGCCTCCATTTCAACAGTCTGGCTGTCATAGGAGGATTCTCAACTCCGCGAGTGTTAAAGGCATTTTTTGTCTTCACCAAGAATATCCCATTAATCTCCAATATGTATTGTGGAATCCTGCTACCCAGGAATTCCTGGTCATTCCTCGTAGCCCCGCTGATCTTTTACAAGACTCTCAAAACAACCTCCATCTCAGCCACGCTTTTAATGGGTTTGGTTATGACCAACTTAGAGATGACTTTAAGGTTATTCAGTATATAACATTTGATTGTGAATGCGAGAGCTATCGTCCTCCGATAATAGAAAGTTATTTCGAGATATATAGTTTAAAAAGTAATTCATGGAGAACCATCGACATGAACAAAGATCCCCCGTCTTCTATTTGGTGTCGTTGTGGATTGTTTGATACTCGCGAAGTTTATTTGGATGGAGCATGTCATTGGGTGATTTCCGACGGAGAGGACCTTGCTGAAAAATCTCTCTTGTCATTTGACCTCAGTGATGAGGTGTTCCTTACAACACCCATTGGGGTTCAACCTCCTTTGCCATACAGTTATGATGAACGCTTGGCGGTGTTAAATGGATCAATTGCTTTAATATCAAATTATCACGATGATATTATTTTTCACATATATATTCTGGGTGAACTTGGTGTGGGTGAATCATGGATCAAACTATATATTTATGGTCCCTTTTCTTCCATTACATGGCCCCCCGTTGGATTTGGGAAGTCGGGATATATtttctttccaaaaaatgattatGAACTGGCCTATGTTGATTTGAGCACCCAAAAAATTGAGGAGGTTGGTATTACTGGTGCAGAGTCTAGTTATTTTCAAGTCGGTCTTTACAAGGAAAGCCTTCTCTCGATTGGAGGATCaa AGGCTCAAGGAATCTCTTGCTGA
- the LOC131660793 gene encoding F-box/kelch-repeat protein At3g06240-like isoform X1, with protein sequence MYSVAVPHGVTVHKGNKTSESKIEYEELVSIGSFLKSMRLADEKEEEEYGSRSYTPLSLFYTKGKSRKNYLPLSFFTTIVPMDMDNSPVLFGSYEEALMSDGSKSSVSESKMGPMEKGNKSESKMFLTENGNKSESKMDPMENGNKSESKMSLTDKGNKFESKMGPMEKGNKSSQSKMFLTEKGNKSESKMSPMEKGNKSESKMSLMDKGKSSQSKVSRNNSDPMDQGESSQSKFIRNSIPDKLALSILSKLPIKSLKRFGCIRKSWSILFENSDFMTMYTNSFISHHVSDDDYHTFILSNHHATAYHLTSDYLYNSEFHLLNNTVKFNLPPPFQQSGCHRRILNSASVKGIFCLHQEYPINLQYVLWNPATQEFLVIPRSPADLLQDSQNNLHLSHAFNGFGYDQLRDDFKVIQYITFDCECESYRPPIIESYFEIYSLKSNSWRTIDMNKDPPSSIWCRCGLFDTREVYLDGACHWVISDGEDLAEKSLLSFDLSDEVFLTTPIGVQPPLPYSYDERLAVLNGSIALISNYHDDIIFHIYILGELGVGESWIKLYIYGPFSSITWPPVGFGKSGYIFFPKNDYELAYVDLSTQKIEEVGITGAESSYFQVGLYKESLLSIGGSIMYRFHALVLGMLILAGLMVYP encoded by the exons ATGTATTCCGTCGCCGTCCCCCACGGTGTTACGGTGCATAAGGGAAACAAGACCTCCGAATCAAAGATAGAATATGAAGAACTGGTATCGATCGGTTCGTTCTTGAAATCAATGAGGTTGGCAgatgaaaaggaagaagaagaatacgGGAGCAGGAGCTATACTCCCCTATCGCTCTTCTACACCAAAGGTAAATCTCGCAAAAATTATCTTCCACTATCTTTCTTCACCACCATTGTCCCCATGGATATGGATAATTCTCCAGTATTGTTCGGATCTTACGAGGAAGCATTgatgtccgatggaagcaagtcCTCCGTATCTGAATCAAAGATGGGTCCgatggagaagggaaacaaatctGAATCAAAGATGTTTCTGACGGAGAATGGAAACAAGTCCGAATCAAAGATGGATCCGATGGAGAATGGAAACAAGTCCGAATCAAAGATGAGTCTGACGGATAAGGGAAACAAGTTCGAATCAAAGATGGGTCCGATGGAGAAGGGAAACAAGTCCTCCCAATCAAAGATGTTTCTGACGGAGAAGGGTAACAAGTCCGAATCAAAGATGAGTCCGATGGAGAAGGGAAACAAGTCCGAATCAAAGATGAGTCTGATGGATAAAGGAAAGTCCTCCCAATCAAAGGTTAGCAGAAACAACTCTGATCCGATGGATCAGGGAGAGTCCTCCCAATCAAAGTTTATCAGAAACTCTATTCCCGACAAACTTGCTTTATCTATTCTTTCAAAATTGCCCATAAAATCATTGAAGCGCTTTGGATGCATACGCAAATCATGGTCCATTTtatttgaaaactctgatttcaTGACCATGTACACCAATAGTTTCATATCTCATCACGTTTCTGATGACGATTATCATACATTTATTCTCTCAAATCATCATGCCACTGCTTACCATCTCACATCTGATTATCTTTACAACTCTGAATTCCATTTACTCAACAACACAGTCAAATTCAATTTGCCGCCTCCATTTCAACAGTCTGGCTGTCATAGGAGGATTCTCAACTCCGCGAGTGTTAAAGGCATTTTTTGTCTTCACCAAGAATATCCCATTAATCTCCAATATGTATTGTGGAATCCTGCTACCCAGGAATTCCTGGTCATTCCTCGTAGCCCCGCTGATCTTTTACAAGACTCTCAAAACAACCTCCATCTCAGCCACGCTTTTAATGGGTTTGGTTATGACCAACTTAGAGATGACTTTAAGGTTATTCAGTATATAACATTTGATTGTGAATGCGAGAGCTATCGTCCTCCGATAATAGAAAGTTATTTCGAGATATATAGTTTAAAAAGTAATTCATGGAGAACCATCGACATGAACAAAGATCCCCCGTCTTCTATTTGGTGTCGTTGTGGATTGTTTGATACTCGCGAAGTTTATTTGGATGGAGCATGTCATTGGGTGATTTCCGACGGAGAGGACCTTGCTGAAAAATCTCTCTTGTCATTTGACCTCAGTGATGAGGTGTTCCTTACAACACCCATTGGGGTTCAACCTCCTTTGCCATACAGTTATGATGAACGCTTGGCGGTGTTAAATGGATCAATTGCTTTAATATCAAATTATCACGATGATATTATTTTTCACATATATATTCTGGGTGAACTTGGTGTGGGTGAATCATGGATCAAACTATATATTTATGGTCCCTTTTCTTCCATTACATGGCCCCCCGTTGGATTTGGGAAGTCGGGATATATtttctttccaaaaaatgattatGAACTGGCCTATGTTGATTTGAGCACCCAAAAAATTGAGGAGGTTGGTATTACTGGTGCAGAGTCTAGTTATTTTCAAGTCGGTCTTTACAAGGAAAGCCTTCTCTCGATTGGAGGATCaa TTATGTATAGGTTTCATGCCTTAGTACTTGGGATGCTGATTTTAGCTGGTTTGATGGTTTACCCATAA